The Streptomyces sp. TLI_105 DNA segment CGCCATCGGCGCCGCGCTCCAGGCCGGTGTCCTCAAGGGTGAGGTCAAGGACGTCCTGCTCCTCGACGTGACCCCGCTGTCCCTCGGCATCGAGACCAAGGGCGGCATCATGACCAAGCTCATCGAGCGCAACACCACGATCCCGACCAAGCGGTCCGAGATCTTCACGACGGCCGAGGACAACCAGCCGTCCGTGCAGATCCAGGTCTACCAGGGCGAGCGCGAGATCGCGGCGTACAACAAGAAGCTCGGCATGTTCGAGCTGACCGGTCTGCCGCCGGCCCCCCGTGGCGTCCCGCAGATCGAGGTCGCCTTCGACATCGACGCCAACGGCATCATGCACGTGACCGCGAAGGACCTGGGCACGGGCAAGGAGCAGAAGATGACCGTCACCGGCGGCTCCTCGCTGCCGAAGGACGAGGTCGACCGGATGCGCCAGGAGGCCGAGCAGTACGCGGACGAGGACCACCGTCGCCGCGAGGCCGCCGAGTCCCGCAACCAGGGTGAGCAGCTCGTCTACCAGACGGAGAAGTTCATCAAGGACAACGAGGACAAGCTCCCCGGTGACGTCAAGACCGAGGTCGAGGCCGCTCTCGCCGAGCTGAAGGAGAAGCTCAAGGGCGAGGACACCGCCGAGATCCGCACCGCCACCGAGAAGGTCGCGGCCGTCTCGCAGAAGCTCGGCCAGGCGCTGTACGCCGACGCCCAGGGCGCCCAGGCCGCCGGCGGCGACGCCGGTCAGGCCCAGGCGCAGGACGACGACGTCGTCGACGCCGAGATCGTCGACGAGGACAAGCCGAAGGGCGGCCAGGCGTGACCGAGGAGACCCCGGGCTTCGAGGAGAAGCCCGACGTCCCCTCCGGCGCCACCCCTGACGACGCCGCCGAGGCCGTCGAGTCCGAGGAGGACGCGACGGCCCCGGCCGGGGACGCAAGCAGCCAGAAGTCGGCACAGGCCGCGGGTCTCACCGCCCAGCTGGACCAGGTGCGCTCCGCGCTCGACGAGCGCACCGCGGACCTCCAGCGGCTCCAGGCCGAGTACCAGAACTACCGCCGCCGCGTGGAGCGGGACCGGATCACGGTCAAGGAGATCGCCGTCGCGAGCCTCCTGTCCGAGCTCCTGCCCGTGCTCGACGACGTCGGCCGGGCCCGGGACCACGGCGAGCTCGTGGGCGGGTTCAAGTCGGTGGCCGAATCGC contains these protein-coding regions:
- the grpE gene encoding nucleotide exchange factor GrpE is translated as MTEETPGFEEKPDVPSGATPDDAAEAVESEEDATAPAGDASSQKSAQAAGLTAQLDQVRSALDERTADLQRLQAEYQNYRRRVERDRITVKEIAVASLLSELLPVLDDVGRARDHGELVGGFKSVAESLETVVAKMGLQQFGKEGEPFDPTIHEALMHSYAPDVTETTCVAILQPGYRIGERTIRPARVAVAEPQPGAQAKAEESDDSEKDSE